The following proteins are co-located in the Branchiostoma lanceolatum isolate klBraLanc5 chromosome 16, klBraLanc5.hap2, whole genome shotgun sequence genome:
- the LOC136421710 gene encoding putative leucine-rich repeat-containing protein DDB_G0290503 isoform X1, with translation MKTMGTTEIYVITCMVMTLLFHEAHAQQENLSTAVSRLDAQFRSMERRLRTQNVVRDNQNKKLLEQNRRQTEKLRLLTGQLDKVQAKLVDVTSALETSRMDASDARQKALEIQTTVGRQEGTIMDLNMRVQALEGAKIAYESTLSSLQRKLDSVEAVAVNRPTSGIELGNNDNDEESLFDYESIFVAQEPASKKKKLSNKAIQKLLRNHTIEISRLMRRQGSSKGLGGLEDDIKKNVLAISDLKLKDKALEGTLSRTTSQILEFSSQRTVFGATVSSIRSEVSSVRKRMDETANEVANATKWIGTMDTKTKRLANSLSNLMSDYRRYFGSQSSGQKTVGEIVKDLKGEDEKLMERIKANDVGLMDMENRMESIESRVGRTTWPIDTPSQSAVSSERLTEMQRDVTRLEADLQRAQGEVRGAMTMLSAHVQETSYLPRKISNLDRLVQGHGIFINSFQEQTDQIKYTIREQNQTIFEVQLAVNGLQDTFVSLFPESSGKSSRQQKQMDRMGDKLKEMGVNMERLTGRVSAVQQIAASVEPMKNQIKNISTFMKNLNGTAQRLELVSGRVTTLEDQEPEFQALKDKVLFLDKIAGSVPYIQRNITTLQEEVASVSTFSQKMRNLERSLAVIGGKVADFNNVKTATDKLEERANNFDIGLQEISQVTASMEALQERMFRVKSKVSEIDSLMTMVLIGANTTSNTIPGPDESTEEKDAAILELEGQIEVLRSAMQKLTSQLENYTTESNQKMNEIERSIIFGGSSPIGGGAGGDNESTASPGAIMAFSGQLREALEKVEMLVKAQQNQATSISDNTLKIRELGDLVQQFGTVSPSSNVITEMQTKLSILEQMIQPGNIPTLDSAGRSFDFAELEGMRQQLTGALATSSELTNRIQQLESLYQSSISSKPTESAGLSAEIEERFAKVENESIAARKLIQTIRNSVDSSVLEMKGQVAKLEAFSDTYSSLANSLKSVNEGEAQADSQTFKVIATDLAVLKSNVATLQNTIRAYDPRILVIGQLEMAVLEIDDRLKQHISRQQGTSSSNLQELAQVQVRSEELQKTVDGLRAAVASFERRLQEVSVQPAAAGASQPGDAFMEYHNEISELINNANQVNLTLSRHQAILKTLQTQYASNKVMINNVMGSIQQQPSQPSQPQQPAVELESIARLETALTNHDAALSDVRAEIANHDSLLYQLKSMFAQSHSSVSQFESKTTELGNMISVNRHVQSGAIQRLERRTGRLEGRVNGFSMDIAKVRNTIELVNLTVSKMENQVRVFSLMNQSRDYETTELMNITLDSGDENNGTVLPTLQKINRIGDQTRQLTQLRSDVTVLNNGLVRLNRDLLMMRNDMANKSGVVDQLTRLNITGAMQQIGTKLLSLEATVNGHSARSERPKGRASGWRTQALAFNGPGSYIDHVQLNRRMRVLEALIDEAKSKFEEQGGDIEKLKTMDTNFDYRLNIQVQKIMSLENDRGAIENALKKHQEIIQRLDGTMTNQNTVLSSLEEKMSSGETGKLTENSIENEFGGLSTTLIGQLERAVTNNSLVIVDIQKSLSLHDQNVVRLDTMVSVHHDILSRMKTTSEEFRTDIDSLQTAMKDLQKQVEEGGTTILPTGDLEVDTVTESVNKNTRSLVQVFQSITGIIESLENMEAVIDDQRQTSSSVEPSGSASTNQSSAENIITPERTNELIANNPFVTQLATRLADQSLAIDGLQDMTQVQYNHLANRLANHSLAIGDLQDFTQAQYKQLGELESEVGDRLAEISSRFDAVSIDVDARIAAVATNMGGESENGGSFLQRPDEELADVKYAIDKLDGRTFALEITMRNHSGAIRFLRDDVDLLAYGSSGDGASPASGVDIQLIQRLQETTRGQAAMLEGHSAALSEISVKMDDIARLQQHALHPDTASSPQGSDSPDMSKIWTVLTSHNNTLSRMEVEMKVLADYLETQSRGSRPSGSGQSDPSGFTMLSRSVAQVEVDLRSQEETLQYLGADITRLRLDLEKVNTTALSRKMPTGSDAGVTGSDDIWEALAAIEDKNEQQEDIIQSHTSDISSLLATSRDLGNRLSGLSSTGGPEGVPAGDLAEVITDLKDLKEKYSNMTNTVRFVQQLSNKAGVASTEWNKKRQFFERLLDSHTSAILQLMDKTNALNAQMSLHLAESKMQSSAGGRSGGRSGGRSGERPGGRSGERRRKQQGG, from the exons ATGAAAACTATGGGTACGACAGAGATTTACGTCATCACCTGCATGGTGATGACGTTATTATTTCACGAGGCGCATGCGCAACAGGAAAATCTCAGCACAGCGGTGTCCAGACTGGACGCGCAGTTTAGGTCGATGGAGCGACGCCTAAGGACACAG AATGTCGTGCGTGACAACCAGAACAAGAAGCTTCTGGAACAGAACAGGCGTCAGACGGAAAAATTACGCCTTCTGACGGGACAACTGGACAAGGTCCAGGCTAAGCTCGTTGACGTCACTTCCGCTTTGGAAACAAGCCGAATGGACGCTTCCGATGCGCGCCAGAAAGCGTTGGAAATTCAGACTACCGTGGGGAGGCAAGAGGGCACAATCATGGACCTGAACATGAGGGTACAGGCGCTAGAGGGCGCTAAAATAGCATACGAGAGCACGTTGTCGAGCCTGCAACGCAAGTTAGACTCTGTGGAGGCGGTAGCTGTTAACAGACCAACATCTGGAATAGAACTCGGAAACAACGACAATGACGAGGAATCGCTGTTCGACTACGAGTCTATCTTCGTCGCTCAAGAGCCAGCCTCTAAGAAGAAAAAGCTCAGCAATAAGGCGATACAAAAGTTACTACGCAACCATACGATAGAAATATCAAGGTTGATGCGGCGACAGGGAAGTTCCAAGGGTCTCGGTGGCCTTGAAGATGATATAAAGAAGAATGTCTTGGCCATATCAGACTTGAAGCTCAAGGACAAGGCGCTAGAGGGCACTCTTTCACGGACGACATCTCAGATCTTGGAGTTCTCTTCCCAAAGGACTGTTTTCGGGGCGACAGTATCCTCCATACGGAGCGAGGTGTCCAGTGTCAG GAAGAGAATGGATGAAACAGCGAACGAAGTGGCTAACGCCACCAAGTGGATCGGTACCATGGATACCAAGACAAAACGTTTAGCCAACAGCCTATCAAATCTGATGAGCGACTACAG GAGGTACTTTGGATCCCAAAGCTCTGGGCAGAAGACAGTTGGAGAGATCGTCAAGGACTTGAAGGGAGAGGATGAAAAACTGATGGAACGAATCAAGGCAAACGAC GTTGGACTAATGGACATGGAGAACCGCATGGAGAGCATTGAGTCACGTGTTGGCAGAACGACCTGGCCCATAGACACACCCTCACAAAGTGCCGTATCATCAGAAAGG CTTACCGAGATGCAGCGAGATGTAACGAGACTTGAGGCAGACCTGCAGAGGGCACAGGGTGAGGTGCGAGGGGCAATGACCATGCTCTCTGCGCATGTGCAGGAGACGTCATATCTCCCACGCAAG ATTTCCAACCTGGACCGACTGGTGCAAGGACACGGTATCTTCATCAACTCTTTCCAGGAACAGACGGACCAAATAAAGTACACCATCAGGGAACAGAATCAGACCATATTTGAGGTGCAACTCGCAGTCAACGGGCTACAG GACACCTTCGTGAGCTTGTTCCCAGAGTCTTCCGGTAAGAGTTCCCGTCAGCAGAAGCAGATGGACAGAATGGGAGACAAGCTGAAGGAGATGGGTGTGAACATGGAGCGGCTGACCGGTAGGGTGTCCGCCGTGCAGCAGATCGCCGCCAGCGTGGAGCCCATGAAGAACCAG ATAAAGAACATTTCAACCTTCATGAAGAACTTAAATGGAACAGCTCAGAGGTTGGAACTGGTCAGTGGCCGGGTGACGACTCTGGAAGACCAAGAACCGGAGTTCCAAGCATTGAAAGACAAA GTTTTGTTCCTGGATAAGATCGCGGGCTCCGTTCCTTACATCCAGAGAAACATCACTACCCTACAAGAAGAGGTCGCCTCGGTTTCTACCTTCTCCCAGAAGATGAGAAATCTTGAGAGATCCCTTGCCGTAATCGGTGGTAAGGTCGCGGACTTCAACAATGTCAAGACCGCGACGGATAAGCTGGAAGAAAGAGCGAACAACTTTGACATTGGCCTTCAAGAAATATCCCAGGTCACGGCATCAATGGAAGCGTTACAGGAGAGAATGTTCAGGGTCAAGAGCAAGGTGTCAGAAATCGACTCTCTGATGACCATGGTCCTCATAGGAGCAAACACAACGTCCAACACTATCCCCGGACCAGACGAAAGCACCGAAGAGAAAgatgccgccatcttggaacttGAAGGTCAAATTGAGGTTCTTCGATCGGCCATGCAAAAACTAACGTCACAGCTGGAGAATTATACAACGGAAAGCAACCAGAAGATGAACGAGATAGAAAGGTCGATCATATTTGGCGGAAGCAGTCCCATTGGTGGCGGTGCTGGCGGTGATAATGAATCCACTGCTTCTCCGGGCGCCATCATGGCATTCAGCGGACAGTTACGCGAGGCGCTGGAGAAGGTGGAGATGTTGGTGAAGGCTCAGCAGAACCAGGCTACATCCATCTCGGACAACACTCTCAAGATCCGCGAGCTGGGAGACCTTGTCCAACAGTTCGGTACAGTTTCTCCAAGCAGCAATGTCATCACCGAGATGCAGACCAAACTCAGCATCTTGGAGCAGATGATCCAGCCCGGGAACATCCCCACGCTGGATTCCGCTGGTCGAAGCTTCGACTTCGCAGAGCTAGAAGGCATGCGGCAGCAGCTGACCGGGGCTCTGGCGACCTCAAGCGAGTTAACCAACAGGATACAACAACTGGAGTCTCTCTATCAGTCATCTATATCATCGAAACCAACGGAATCCGCTGGGCTGTCAGCAGAAATTGAAGAGAGGTTTGCCAAAGTTGAGAACGAAAGCATTGCAGCTCGAAAACTGATTCAGACGATCAGGAATTCTGTGGATTCCTCTGTGTTGGAAATGAAG GGACAAGTTGCGAAGCTGGAAGCGTTTTCGGATACCTACAGTTCCCTCGCCAACTCTTTGAAATCAGTCAACGAGGGCGAGGCACAGGCTGATTCCCAAACCTTCAAGGTCATCGCCACTGACCTTGCCGTGCTGAAGTCCAACGTGGCAACTCTACAGAACACCATCCGGGCATACGACCCGCGCATCCTGGTGATAGGTCAGCTGGAGATGGCAGTATTGGAAATAGACGATCGGCTAAAGCAGCATATCTCTAGGCAACAGGGCACGTCATCATCCAACCTACAG GAACTAGCCCAGGTGCAAGTGCGTTCTGAAGAACTGCAGAAGACAGTGGACGGTCTTCGAGCGGCAGTTGCCAGTTTTGAGAGAAGGCTGCAGGAAGTGTCAGTCCAGCCTGCGGCAGCTGGAGCCAGTCAGCCAGGCGACGCCTTCATGGAATACCACAACGAGATATCAGAGCTGATTAACAACGCGAACCAG GTGAACTTGACGCTGTCTCGACATCAGGCCATCTTGAAGACGTTGCAGACGCAGTACGCCTCCAACAAGGTCATGATAAATAACGTGATGGGAAGTATCCAACAACAGCCCAGTCAGCCAAGCCAACCACAACAGCCGGCAGTGGAACTGGAGTCCATCGCTAG GTTGGAGACTGCACTAACCAATCACGACGCAGCGTTGAGTGACGTCAGGGCGGAAATAGCCAATCACGACTCGCTGCTGTACCAATTAAAGTCGATGTTCGCGCAGTCTCATTCAAGCGTGTCTCAGTTCGAGTCCAAGACCACCGAGCTGGGCAACATGATCTCTGTCAACAG ACATGTCCAGAGTGGTGCCATTCAGAGACTGGAAAGAAGGACGGGTCGTCTAGAGGGAAGAGTTAACGGCTTTAGCATGGACATtgccaaagtcag GAATACCATCGAATTGGTGAATTTGACGGTATCCAAAATGGAGAATCAAGTCCGTGTCTTCTCACTCATGAATCAG TCACGTGACTACGAAACCACGGAGCTCATGAACATTACATTGGATAGCGGTGACGAGAACAATGGCACCGTATTACCCACACTACAG aaaatcaacaggatCGGGGACCAGACCCGTCAGCTGACACAGCTGAGAAGTGACGTCACCGTGTTGAACAACGGCCTCGTCCGTCTGAACCGTGACCTGTTGATGATGCGCAACGACATGGCCAACAAGTCTGGTGTGGTGGACCAGCTGACGAGATTGAATATCACCGGAGCTATGCAACAGATCGGGACAAAGCTACTGAGCCTCGAGGCCACAGTTAACGGTCATTCAG CGCGTAGCGAACGACCAAAAGGTCGCGCATCTGGATGGCGTACCCAGGCACTGGCGTTCAATGGGCCAG GGTCCTACATCGATCACGTACAGCTCAACAGGAGGATGC GTGTCTTGGAAGCGTTAATTGACGAAGCCAAGTCCAAGTTTGAGGAACAGGGTGGGGACATCGAGAAGCTGAAGACCATGGACACGAACTTCGACTACAGGCTTAATATACAG gtacaaAAAATCATGTCCCTTGAGAATGATCGGGGCGCCATAGAAAACGCTCTCAAGAAACATCAAGAGATCATCCAGCGATTGGACGGCACCATGACCAATCAGAACACCGTTCTCTCCAGCTTAGAAGAAAAGATGTCGTCGGGAGAGACCGGCAAGCTGACCGAAAACTCCATCGAGAACGAGTTCGGAGGGCTCAGCACGACTCTCATTGGTCAGCTGGAGAGGGCAGTGACCAATAACAGCCTTGTGATTGTGGACATTCAGAAAAGTCTGTCGCTCCATGATCAGAACGTGGTTCGACTAGATACAATGGTAAGTGTGCACCATGACATACTATCCCGGATGAAAACGACGTCGGAAGAATTTAGAACAGATATTGACTCGTTACAGACTGCCATGAAAGACTTACAAAAACAAGTTGAAGAGGGAGGCACTACCATCTTACCAACAGGGGACCTTGAAGTCGACACAGTTACTGAATCAGTGAATAAGAATACTCGCTCCCTTGTCCAGGTTTTCCAGTCAATCACTGGTATAATCGAGAGTTTAGAAAATATGGAGGCTGTTATAGACGACCAGAGGCAAACATCTTCGAGCGTTGAGCCCTCTGGTAGCGCCTCTACCAATCAGAGCAGTGCAGAGAACATTATCACTCCTGAACGAACCAATGAGCTAATCGCAAACAACCCGTTTGTCACGCAACTTGCCACTCGCCTGGCCGATCAGAGTCTGGCCATAGATGGTTTACAAGATATGACGCAGGTGCAGTACAATCACCTTGCGAATCGTCTGGCCAATCACAGTCTGGCCATTGGTGATTTACAAGATTTCACGCAGGCGCAGTACAAGCAG CTTGGTGAGCTTGAATCTGAGGTGGGCGACAGGCTCGCCGAAATTTCGTCACGTTTCGACGCGGTGTCTATAGACGTGGATGCACGTATCGCTGCGGTGGCAACCAACATGGGCGGCGAGAGTGAAAATGGCGGCAGCTTCCTGCAGAGGCCTGACGAGGAGCTGGCCGATGTGAAGTACGCTATCGACAAGCTGGACGGGAGAACGTTTGCTCTCGAGATCACCATGCGGAACCACAGCGGGGCGATTAG ATTCCTCCGTGACGACGTTGATCTACTTGCGTACGGCAGCAGTGGAGATGGAGCTTCTCCTGCATCGGGAGTTGATATTCAG CTTATCCAGCGTCTCCAGGAGACCACTAGAGGACAGGCTGCGATGTTAGAAGGTCATTCTGCCGCCCTATCTGAGATCTCGGTGAAGATGGATGATATCGCGAGACTTCAGCAGCACGCCTTGCACCCGGATACTGCAAGCAGTCCCCAGG GCTCCGATTCTCCGGACATGTCTAAGATCTGGACGGTCCTAACCAGCCATAACAACACGCTATCCAGAATGGAGGTGGAAATGAAGGTTCTGGCTGACTACCTAGAAACACAG AGTCGAGGGTCCCGTCCATCTGGGTCTGGTCAGTCCGACCCGTCCGGCTTCACCATGCTGTCCCGCTCGGTGGCGCAGGTGGAGGTGGACCTGCGCAGTCAGGAGGAAACTCTGCAGTACCTCGGAGCCGACATCACCAGACTCCGACTGGACCTGGAGAAGGTCAACACCACAGCGCTGAGTAGAAAG ATGCCAACAGGAAGCGACGCGGGTGTCACCGGAAGTGACGACATTTGGGAAGCCCTCGCCGCCATCGAAGACAAGAACGAGCAACAAGAGGACATCATCCAGTCTCACACCTCAGACATCTCCAGCCTGCTGGCGACGAGCCGGGACCTCGGCAACCGACTGAGTGGTTTGTCGTCTACCGGTGGGCCCGAGGGTGTCCCGGCTGGCGATCTAGCAGAAGTCATCACTGATCTCAAGGACTTAAAG GAGAAGTACTCCAACATGACGAATACGGTGCGCTTCGTGCAGCAGCTGAGCAACAAGGCGGGGGTCGCGTCCACCGAGTGGAACAAGAAGCGGCAGTTCTTCGAGCGGCTGTTGGACTCCCACACCAGCGCTATCCTCCAG